In Bacillota bacterium, the sequence ATGCAGTATAAATGAGGCTATGCAGCCAAGGCTGCATACTCCTCCCGCATATTACGGTGATCGTGAAAGCCTATTTGATTGTATTAAAAAGTTTGACTGCTCAAGGTCGGCGGATTTTGCCATCAGTGGGAAATGCAGATTGGTTTTTAAAATAAAAAGAAAAATAAAGTATTTATACAATAAAGCGAGGGCAATATAATGGCACAGGCAGTAAAAACAAATGCGATGAGAATTTTAGAAAAAGCTAAAATCGATTATTCTGTATTTACATACGATTCTGATGAATTTTTAGACGGCGTAACGGTTGCAGGAATGGTAAATAAACCTGTTGAAACTGTATTCAAAACGCTTTTAACAGTTGGCGCCGGCAACAATGTGTATGTTTTTGTTATCCCTGTCGCGGCGACACTTGACATGAAAGCCGCCGCTCGTGCGGTTTCTGAAAAATCTGTTTCCATGCTGCCTGTTGCAAAAATTACTGCTGTCAGTGGGTACATCAAAGGAGGCTGTTCTCCAATTGGAATGAAAAAACAGTATGCTACTGTTATTGATGAATCCGCGCGTGACTTGAAACTTATTACATTCAGCGCCGGAAAACGAGGTATGCAGCTTGAAACATCGCCTGAGGATCTTGCAAAAGTCGTAGGTGCAACTTTTACAGCTGTAATAGAAAAGGATTGATTTTCGCATAATAACACTGAGGTGATAAATATGCCTAAAGACAGTCAGCCAGACAACAAAAAGGCACGTATAGAAAAAGCTGATGGAAAAACGCCTATTACTGCTGAAAGCAAAAATAACAGCAGAAACGCCAAAAAACAATCTATAAAACACAACGA encodes:
- the ybaK gene encoding Cys-tRNA(Pro) deacylase, whose protein sequence is MAQAVKTNAMRILEKAKIDYSVFTYDSDEFLDGVTVAGMVNKPVETVFKTLLTVGAGNNVYVFVIPVAATLDMKAAARAVSEKSVSMLPVAKITAVSGYIKGGCSPIGMKKQYATVIDESARDLKLITFSAGKRGMQLETSPEDLAKVVGATFTAVIEKD